A region from the Lolium perenne isolate Kyuss_39 chromosome 4, Kyuss_2.0, whole genome shotgun sequence genome encodes:
- the LOC127294615 gene encoding uncharacterized protein: MNMARSNARSPPVKLIQLLLTLSSPAAASRVITKCSKNKRVQLQAQHGGAFECRTCGRRFSTFQALGGHRTSHKRPRVRAHGLDLLLGARPGKARAPVEHRCGTCGQTFPTGQALGGHMRRHRPLSSVAAVAAATWTTEETTETLSSSPSSGLSSDRDDDAWPTLIQFI, encoded by the coding sequence atgaACATGGCGAGAAGTAATGCACGGTCACCGCCGGTGAAGCTGATTCAGCTGCTGCTGACACTGTCGTCGCCGGCAGCGGCCAGCAGGGTGATCACCAAGTGCAGCAAGAACAAGCGGGTGCAGCTGCAGGCCCAACACGGCGGCGCGTTCGAGTGCCGGACGTGCGGCCGCCGGTTCTCCACCTTCCAGGCCCTGGGCGGCCACCGGACCAGCCACAAGCGGCCGCGGGTGCGCGCCCATGGCCTAGACCTCCTGCTCGGTGCTCGCCCCGGCAAGGCGAGGGCGCCCGTGGAGCACCGGTGTGGCACGTGCGGCCAGACTTTCCCCACAGGGCAGGCGCTCGGCGGGCACATGCGCCGCCACAGGCCCTTGTCGTCCGTGGCTGCCGTGGCCGCCGCGACATGGACGACGGAGGAGACCACTGAGACATTGTCGTCGTCCCCGTCGTCCGGCTTGTCTTCTGATCGTGATGACGACGCGTGGCCTACTTTAATCCAGTTTATATAA
- the LOC127294613 gene encoding uncharacterized protein — protein sequence MAADWSSARRAWEKWTGKHVGSSGMPVKAALLLNYDPTGPSRLLPIIAEQEGARFTAVDLQPFMDFFRRNNLQTEFFSIGPNQYLVTSIHAHWFCARCVNSTKHEGEGVLVMQIGAYLLVSMYDGSLGSASQAMMAVDQFAWHFNRRTH from the exons ATGGCTGCGGACTGGTCGTCGGCGCGCCGGGCGTGGGAGAAGTGGACCGGGAAGCACGTCGGCTCTTCCG GGATGCCAGTTAAGGCGGCGCTGCTGCTCAACTACGACCCGACCGGACCATCTCGTCTCCTCCCCATCAT AGCAGAGCAAGAGGGAGCAAGATTTACTGCGGTTGATCTGCAACCGTTCATGGATTTCTTTAGAAGGAACAATCTGCAGACAGAGTTCTTCTCTATTGGGCCAAACCAAT ATTTAGTCACCTCAATCCATGCGCACTGGTTTTGTGCCCGTTGTGTCAACTCAACAAAACACGAGGGTGAAGGAGTTTTGGTTATGCAGATTGGAGCTTACTTATTGGTATCTAT GTATGATGGTTCACTTGGTTCGGCTTCACAAGCAATGATGGCTGTCGATCAGTTTGCATGGCACTTTAACCGGAGAACACATTAA